DNA sequence from the Nitrospirota bacterium genome:
ATAAAGTAGATGCTGAAATAGGTGGGAAGACGCTGTCCCTCGAAACAGGGTGGATGGCAAAACAGGCTGACGGCGCAGTAGTTGCGAGGTATGGTGACACTGTTGTATTGTCAACTGCCGTAGCCTCTAAACAGATCAGACAGGGGATAGATTTTCTCCCGCTGACCGTAGACTATCAGGAAAAGTCATATGCTGTAGGCAGAATCCCCGGCAGTTTTTTCCGCAGGGAGGGGAGGCCGACGGAGAAGGAAACTCTTACAAGCAGACTGATAGACCGGCCGTTGAGACCACTCTTTCCAAAAGGTTATTACAATGATACGCAGATTATTTCGTATGTCCTGTCAGCAGATTTCGGCTATTCAACAGATCTGCTTGGAATTACAGCATCGTCTGCGGCCCTTTTTATATCACAGATACCTTTTAATGACCCGGTGGGTGCCGTTCGTGTAGGTTATATCAATGGAGAGTTTATCATTAATCCGGGATTTTGTGAGCTTGACAACAGTGATCTTAATCTTGTGGTTGCCGGCACTCGTAATGCTGTGATGATGGTAGAAGGCGGCGCCAAGATGGTGCCTGAGGAGATTGTTTTAAGAGGCATTGAGCTTGCACATGCTGAGATTCAGAAACTGATTGATGCACAGATTGAGTTGAGGAGACTCATCGGACGTGAAAAGATACCGGTGACAGTCAGCGTCATTAATGAGGGACTTGTTGCAGATATTGAGAAGCTGTCACTTGAGAAAATAGTAGATGCATTGGTTATTCCAAATAAGACACAGCGTCAGGCTACTCTGGATGCTATCCTTGATGAGGTACTCGGCCAACTGAATCCGGAGGGAGCAGAAGGAGAGAAGAGCAGGGATATCAGGACTGTTTTTCACAAGATTGAAAAGAGAGAGATGCGGAGGATGATACTTGCCAAAGGGGTAAGGGCGGATGGCAGGGGGCCTGCAGACATCAGAACAATAACCTGTGATGTCGGGATCCTGCCAAGGACTCATGGCTCAGCCCTGTTTACAAGGGGCGAAACTCAGAGTCTTGCTGTAGTGACTCTTGGTACAGCGGATGATGAACAGTTCGTTGAGGCGCTTGAAGGAGAGTCTACCAAGGCATTTATGCTCCATTATAATTTCCCGCCATTCAGTGTAGGCGAGGCCAGGCAGCTTCGCAGTCCGGGCAGGAGAGAAATAGGGCATGGAGCGCTTGCTGAACGTGCAATAAAACCGATTATCCCAGGCAAAGATGCATTTCCGTACACACTCAGGATTGTCTCAGATATCCTTGAGTCAAATGGATCATCATCTATGGCGACTGTTTGCGGCTCTTCGCTGGCACTTATGGATGCAGGAGTACCCATCACGGCGCCGGTCGCAGGGATTGCGATGGGGTTGATAAAGGAAGGTGACAATATTGAAATATTATCGGATATCCTGGGTGTTGAAGATCATCTTGGCGATATGGACTTTAAGGTTACAGGTACTGCGGATGGTGTGACGGCCATACAGATGGACATGAAGATTGCGGGAATCACTACTCAGGTTATGGGCAGGGCGCTTGAGC
Encoded proteins:
- the pnp gene encoding polyribonucleotide nucleotidyltransferase: MMIHKVDAEIGGKTLSLETGWMAKQADGAVVARYGDTVVLSTAVASKQIRQGIDFLPLTVDYQEKSYAVGRIPGSFFRREGRPTEKETLTSRLIDRPLRPLFPKGYYNDTQIISYVLSADFGYSTDLLGITASSAALFISQIPFNDPVGAVRVGYINGEFIINPGFCELDNSDLNLVVAGTRNAVMMVEGGAKMVPEEIVLRGIELAHAEIQKLIDAQIELRRLIGREKIPVTVSVINEGLVADIEKLSLEKIVDALVIPNKTQRQATLDAILDEVLGQLNPEGAEGEKSRDIRTVFHKIEKREMRRMILAKGVRADGRGPADIRTITCDVGILPRTHGSALFTRGETQSLAVVTLGTADDEQFVEALEGESTKAFMLHYNFPPFSVGEARQLRSPGRREIGHGALAERAIKPIIPGKDAFPYTLRIVSDILESNGSSSMATVCGSSLALMDAGVPITAPVAGIAMGLIKEGDNIEILSDILGVEDHLGDMDFKVTGTADGVTAIQMDMKIAGITTQVMGRALEQARKGRLHILDRMIAAIAAPRASLSAHAPRIFTMKVKQGRVGEVIGPGGKMIRSIIERTGVKIDIDDSGLITIASTDEDAANKAIEIISKITEEVEVGRIYLGTVRKIMEFGAFVEILPRTDGLVHISQLADFRVNNVSDIVHEGDEIIVKVLEVDKQGKIRLSRKDAMREKGIKDEKSGS